The Macrobrachium rosenbergii isolate ZJJX-2024 chromosome 31, ASM4041242v1, whole genome shotgun sequence sequence CgtgaatgccactcagatgtcgcgggttcgcgtctcccccggacggtgaaaaaccactggctctgtatcaagaTCAGTTATCGCTGCGGtatggggtctgtggtgggaggttgaaaccagcatattctttggaagcttgaatttcaaatcagtggcccctttgtgtttgttccatgtgaataggtttcatctactgaaataataataataataataataataatactattttttcttttcagaacagcAAGCTACGTTACAGACGATGATGGAAGGTAGTgttaatttcttcactttttaagTTAAGTTTTTCATTCACCAAATGGAATATTTCTGTTTGCAAGCAAAACGAATATCACTAGACCTCTCTCCTAACTAAACCGACAATTTTCCGTAAGAAAATCATGCATACTGTAGAATTGAAGTGCATGACtgaataattactttatttacttaacaCCGATTTTGTGACATATCTTCCTTTACATTTCAGAACTTTACGCCAAAGTAGCTGATGTAGATAGTaagttattttatgaatttttgttctctttctgaaaaaaactgtatatgtacatacctTTCAATTCAAAAATGAACGACTGGGGTCTTTTATATGGGAGCTTTCCAAGATAGTAACCCCAATCAAAGTTGGGGGGTCGTTACTTAGGACCACTATTtcctgggggtcattatctttatgatatagtcttttgtttatgtttttaaggtcatccccaacggggttgcactaaacacgccgcaaaggtggctacataccgggttaaaacccttgggggtcactatctaggaaagaccatttatataatatattaaacgtAGTGATATGACCTCGATCAAATTCAAATTCTTGCATGATTTTCAATCATCCAGACAGTAATATGATTTATCTAGTATTGCAAATTGTCGATTAAACCCGATTTGGTGATAATTTCATTACAGAGAGCCAGAAACAAGTGGAAGAGGCCGTGAGAGGtgagtcttttaatttttttaatgttcaacaGTTTCTTTAATGTGATTTACAAAAGAGTGACTGGGTCTGATTAACAAAtgattaatgttatatatttataaaggatGCCATTGTTGTAtggtagtctatatatatatatatatatatatatatatatatatatatatatatatatatatatatatatatatatatatataaaataatcaacacacaatgacgtgtggagcagaaatagtTTTCTGATCATTATCAGATCGAACCCagaattgaaaggcaagggcgctgcccactagacaTACAAGCATGGCCtagtatggcctagtgggcagtgcctcTTGCCTTCAaagaaagacctgggtctgatcctgatgtgggaaaggagaaatatatatatatatatatatatatgtatatacatatatatatatatatatatatatatatatatatatatgtatatatacatatatatacgtacatatatatatatatatatatatatatatatatatatatatatatatatatatatatgtaaatatatatatataatatatatttatatatataaatatattatatatatatataaatatatatatatatatatataaatggaatctAAATAATTTTTGTCTATCCTTTCAGAGCAAGGGAAAGCCTCTGAAATCTTAGCGGAAGGTGAGGATTCTGACACAGAATAAAGCACAAAGAATATTCTCCGTTCAAGTAGCACACAGAGCCATCTATTGAGTAAAACGTCTACTAATTCGTTAACATCAACAATAAAATGACTGCATGAGTCCGACAGCCGCCGTGGAAAGCTAAGGATTATACAAAAACAATAGCACTATAATTgtcaataattttattaagaaTTAATGTACAGTAAAGTTATCACAGATATGAAACCTAACGTAATAATTATTGATATCgtttatctgtatttttcttaatagATGAATTAATCTATAAATTGTTCGTTCAtatcttttggatttttttttattattttgctatttatttatagACATTTCGTTGTCTTTTTGATAAACTAGGATTTTTGATTGTTAAGTTGAATAATACTTTCATTCCAGCCTACTGAATTTATAGGTAATAAACCATATCTATGTTGAATTATTATCTAGTCTTACTTGTTAGTATTTAATCtctatattaaatacataaaaccaATTTGAACACAATGCACTGGAACTGATCAATGTGCTGCGAAATTGTATTAATAATCGTATGTAAATTGatctttttcaattgttttcgAATCTTCTCAACAGAACAAGGAAAGCTGATTGAAACTATGCTGACAGGTGAGTTTTTTCCGTCATTAAATTATTTAAGCATTTTTCTaacataatacttttttttagttttccattttactaCTTTGTAATCATTCGTAGAAAATATTTgactaatttaaaatatttagttatttagaatctactggtttgTTTCTGCATTAAATAACCGCACACTTTCataggtacgagagagagagagagagagagagagagagagagagagagagagagagagagagagagagagagagagagagagaagtcgattTGGATTAACCCAGCCTTGTGCTGGTATTTCCATCTGCTCTAGGCAGTCCCGATTTGGGATTTAACCCAGCCTTGTGCTAGGACGGGGTCTTGCTCTAGGCAGtccgtgaaagagagagagagagagagagagagagagagagagagagagagagagagagagagagagagagagagagagagagctaatctgGTCACAGAATTATACAAAGTATGGGAATTACCATAACTCAAAACCTTATGAGACTTTTATGACCAATATTACCATAGGCATACCACCATGGAGTAGCTATGGCGCTTagggaaatatttttagttatttatgatAAGATAGTACTAGATTTTGTTGCATAAATatagataaagttatatataagtAGAAAATAACTTGAACTTTGTAATACAAGAATCATGACTATATTAGATAAAAGATATGtagcatatatgtacatacacatactgtatatatatatatatatatatatatatatatatatatatatatatatatatatatatatatatatatatactatatatatatacatatatatataattcttgtaaATTGTGTAAATAATTTCACTGTCCAGGAAATATcccaataaaattatataacaaaattttttttaaattttgtataatcAGGACATTCTGTcaatattcaattaattaatATGAATATGATACTTACAAAAAAACCCTCTTATGAAAGATATGAGAATATATTTGGACCCGGTACCATATTTCctaagaaaagcaaaatatttgtgaaatgtaAATATGGGCCTCTGATCGAAAATGGCGTCAAGGATTTTATCAAGCATGCAATATAAagctatgtatatttttttctaaaacaaaccttttcttattttactttttcagagCAAGAGTTGAAAATGGAAAACTGGCTTAGCTGTCTGTAATTactctttcttgtatttttttttttcgaaattactCCTTTTTTGCAATGACCTTTCTGtacttattctttctttattattctttctgaAATTATTCTTTTCGTAATTACTCTTTTcgcaattattatttttcgtaattactcttttcgctattattctttttttatttaccctttcgtatttttttcttttcaaaattaccattttttttgcAATGACTCTCTTGGTAATTATTCTTC is a genomic window containing:
- the LOC136855306 gene encoding uncharacterized protein; protein product: MGGLSRLLLVALSFASLASPEEQTETEDILRTIVDGQLNVLQKIEEQQATLQTMMEELYAKVADVDKSQKQVEEAVREQGKASEILAEEQGKLIETMLTEQELKMENWLSCL